From the genome of Gemmatimonadaceae bacterium, one region includes:
- the gpmI gene encoding 2,3-bisphosphoglycerate-independent phosphoglycerate mutase, which produces MARDISRPVALIVLDGWGYRRETEGNAIALASTPTWDSIWRHPVRTLLDASGTRVGLPQGQMGNSEVGHLNLGAGRVVMQDLVRISTAIADGSFFRNDALVAACRTAREHGRPLHLLGLIGSGGVHAIDTHLLAVIELARRERVPRVAIHAFTDGRDTLPRSALGYMQKLLGEIGGERRNETTSVRVASVSGRYYAMDRDRRWQRTELAYRAIVDGTGPSATDPLAAIRAAYDAGVTDEFIVPVVIVENRVAVAPMHDGDQVICFNYRSDRMRQIVRGLTDPKFDGFDISSRRSVSVTTLTEYDPTLNVAVAFAPQSMARILAEVLSNNGRTMLKTAETEKYPHVTYFFNGGREAQCKGEERILVPSQKVATYDLMPEMSAPGITDVLCSAIARREHDFILCNYANADMVGHSGSLAATIRAVETVDTCLARVLASAESAGLRLLITADHGNAEMMIDPESGGPHTAHTSNPVPFVAIGVDDVRAFRDGGALCDVAPTILGMFGMDQPEEMTGTPLGETG; this is translated from the coding sequence ATGGCCCGAGATATATCGCGTCCGGTTGCACTGATCGTCCTCGACGGCTGGGGCTACCGGAGAGAGACCGAAGGGAACGCGATTGCACTGGCCAGCACGCCCACGTGGGACTCGATATGGCGGCATCCCGTGCGCACGCTGCTCGACGCGTCGGGCACTCGCGTAGGCCTGCCACAAGGGCAGATGGGAAACAGCGAGGTCGGGCACCTGAATCTCGGCGCTGGCCGTGTCGTGATGCAGGACCTCGTGCGTATCTCGACCGCAATCGCTGACGGATCATTCTTCCGAAACGACGCTCTGGTCGCTGCCTGCCGCACCGCGCGTGAACACGGTCGGCCGCTCCATCTGCTCGGACTCATCGGGTCGGGTGGAGTTCACGCGATCGACACGCACCTTCTCGCGGTCATCGAGCTGGCCCGGCGTGAGCGAGTTCCGCGGGTCGCGATTCATGCATTCACCGATGGACGCGATACACTGCCCCGTTCAGCACTGGGATACATGCAGAAGCTGCTCGGTGAGATCGGAGGCGAGCGACGCAATGAGACCACGAGTGTGCGCGTCGCGTCGGTATCGGGACGCTATTACGCGATGGATCGCGATCGCCGGTGGCAGCGAACTGAGCTGGCTTATCGGGCGATAGTCGACGGGACTGGCCCGAGCGCGACCGATCCACTGGCAGCAATTCGTGCTGCGTACGACGCCGGTGTGACCGACGAGTTCATCGTGCCGGTTGTAATCGTCGAGAATCGAGTAGCTGTCGCGCCGATGCATGACGGCGATCAGGTGATCTGCTTCAATTACCGCTCGGACAGAATGCGGCAGATCGTGAGAGGTCTCACCGATCCGAAGTTCGACGGATTCGACATCTCCAGCAGGCGGAGCGTTTCCGTGACGACACTCACGGAATACGACCCAACCCTCAATGTCGCCGTTGCGTTTGCGCCGCAATCGATGGCGCGCATTCTCGCCGAGGTTCTATCGAACAACGGGCGGACGATGCTGAAGACGGCGGAAACGGAGAAGTACCCGCATGTGACTTACTTCTTTAACGGAGGGCGCGAGGCACAGTGCAAAGGGGAGGAGCGGATTCTCGTGCCGAGTCAAAAGGTTGCGACATACGATCTGATGCCGGAAATGAGCGCCCCCGGAATCACCGACGTTCTTTGCTCGGCAATCGCCCGCAGGGAGCACGACTTCATTCTGTGCAATTACGCCAACGCCGATATGGTGGGACACAGTGGCTCGCTGGCGGCGACGATCCGCGCGGTGGAAACCGTGGATACCTGTCTCGCGCGCGTTCTCGCTTCGGCGGAGAGCGCAGGCCTCAGGCTACTGATAACGGCCGATCACGGCAACGCCGAGATGATGATCGACCCCGAGAGCGGTGGTCCGCACACCGCGCACACATCGAATCCGGTGCCGTTCGTGGCGATTGGCGTTGACGATGTGCGCGCTTTTCGCGACGGCGGCGCTTTGTGCGACGTTGCGCCAACTATATTAGGAATGTTCGGCATGGATCAGCCGGAAGAGATGACTGGAACCCCACTTGGAGAGACCGGATGA
- a CDS encoding SH3 domain-containing protein: MRILFVLALFAAPAVSAQEALYNAARVTPMRSAPGPDAAPSPVVGQVNRGSTVEVIARDRGWVRVKLEGWVRESDLVVADSSLRPLSAADIRSDPGAAQGKLVRWNVQAVSLQTADALRVGLSPGEPYLLALGPGVEKSLVYLTVPPGLLPSVRNLPAMAEVVVVARIRNGRSEPAGVPILDLQSVTRK; encoded by the coding sequence ATGCGCATTCTATTTGTTCTCGCGTTATTTGCCGCGCCCGCGGTCTCCGCGCAGGAGGCACTTTACAACGCGGCCCGGGTCACCCCGATGCGTTCGGCACCAGGCCCCGACGCAGCTCCCTCACCGGTAGTTGGTCAGGTGAACCGTGGCTCGACGGTCGAGGTAATCGCTCGCGATCGCGGCTGGGTGAGGGTAAAGCTCGAGGGATGGGTGCGCGAGTCGGACCTCGTGGTCGCCGACAGCTCGCTTCGTCCGTTGAGCGCCGCTGACATCCGAAGCGATCCCGGGGCTGCGCAAGGCAAGCTCGTGCGCTGGAACGTTCAGGCAGTGTCGCTTCAGACCGCCGACGCTTTGCGGGTTGGACTCTCGCCCGGCGAGCCCTATCTCCTGGCCCTCGGCCCCGGCGTCGAAAAGAGTCTGGTATACCTCACGGTGCCCCCGGGCCTCTTGCCGAGCGTTCGAAATCTTCCCGCGATGGCCGAGGTCGTGGTGGTTGCGAGAATCCGCAACGGGCGCAGTGAGCCGGCAGGAGTGCCCATTCTCGATCTTCAAAGCGTGACGAGAAAGTAG
- a CDS encoding BON domain-containing protein has protein sequence MADDYDNTDEIANLSDDELRTLVRTELRAQKAFDADDITVNVRDGRVSVSGRVGTNVELRVVDHVLTDLIGLKDAENLLVVDDIRRAESPEAIDEHLVDEDEHSGILLGDGPGQQNPEAEHLTRDRNQNPRATHDVTQAIQEAEPWIPPEGPTPEGLDEPESRRDAFD, from the coding sequence ATGGCCGACGACTACGATAATACCGACGAGATCGCGAATCTCTCCGACGATGAGCTTCGGACGCTCGTGAGAACCGAGCTTCGCGCGCAGAAGGCATTCGACGCCGACGACATCACGGTCAACGTCCGCGACGGACGCGTGAGCGTTTCCGGACGGGTCGGAACCAACGTCGAGCTTCGCGTGGTCGATCATGTGTTGACCGACCTCATCGGACTCAAGGACGCCGAGAACCTGCTCGTTGTGGACGATATCCGGCGGGCCGAGAGTCCCGAGGCGATCGACGAGCACCTCGTCGACGAGGACGAGCACTCCGGAATACTTCTGGGCGATGGGCCGGGTCAACAGAACCCGGAGGCGGAGCACCTAACGCGGGATCGCAATCAAAACCCGCGCGCAACACACGACGTCACTCAGGCGATACAGGAAGCGGAGCCGTGGATTCCCCCCGAGGGGCCGACGCCCGAAGGCCTCGATGAGCCGGAGTCGCGGCGCGACGCATTCGACTGA
- a CDS encoding amino acid permease, translating to MGIWTKKSIASLQAEAGAEEGEHTLRRALGALNLTTLGIGAIIGAGIFVLTGTAAANYAGPAIVYSFILAGLGCLFAGLCYAEFAAMIPIAGSAYTYGYATLGELIAWIIGWDLILEYLFGAATVAVGWSGYFSAFMNELGFRIPVQFTGAPLSVAGGFNLVPSQICFNPTTNEVISVATGQVCQYSTVQGVVNLPAMVLIGLVTALLVIGIRESARFNNLIVIVKLAIVLLVIGFGFMYVNSDNWHPFIPESTGERGQYGWGGIVRGAAVIFFAYIGFDAVSTAAQEAKNPQRDMPIGILGSLAICTVLYILMALVMTGLTKYTNLNVPHPVFVAIAAAGPALAWLRPIINIGAIAGLASVVLVMLLAQPRIFYTMSRDGLLPPVFSKVHPKFRTPYITTILTGVVCALIAGAFPIALLGELVSIGTLLAFVIVSAGIIMLRRTSPDIPRPFRTPLVPLVPILSILICGYMMVSLPGDTWLRLIVWLILGFLIYFLYGKAHSRVAATESSG from the coding sequence ATGGGCATTTGGACTAAGAAGAGCATTGCCAGCCTGCAGGCTGAAGCCGGCGCCGAAGAGGGCGAGCACACTCTCAGGCGTGCGCTCGGCGCGCTGAACCTCACCACGCTTGGCATCGGCGCGATCATCGGCGCGGGAATCTTCGTTCTCACCGGAACAGCCGCGGCGAATTACGCCGGACCCGCCATCGTCTATTCGTTCATCCTCGCGGGACTCGGCTGCCTGTTCGCCGGACTTTGCTACGCGGAGTTCGCCGCGATGATCCCAATCGCGGGCAGCGCCTACACTTACGGATACGCGACGCTCGGCGAGCTCATAGCCTGGATCATCGGCTGGGATCTCATTCTGGAGTACCTCTTCGGCGCCGCTACGGTCGCCGTCGGCTGGTCAGGGTATTTCTCGGCGTTCATGAACGAGCTCGGCTTCCGGATACCGGTTCAGTTCACCGGAGCGCCACTCAGCGTCGCCGGAGGCTTCAACCTCGTTCCATCGCAGATCTGCTTCAACCCGACGACCAATGAAGTGATAAGCGTCGCCACGGGACAGGTTTGCCAATACTCCACGGTGCAGGGGGTGGTCAATCTGCCGGCGATGGTACTCATCGGCTTGGTGACCGCCCTGCTGGTGATCGGCATCCGCGAGTCGGCACGCTTCAACAACCTCATCGTGATCGTCAAGCTCGCAATCGTACTGCTCGTAATCGGATTCGGCTTCATGTACGTGAACTCCGACAACTGGCATCCGTTCATTCCCGAGAGCACGGGGGAGCGCGGGCAGTACGGATGGGGGGGCATCGTCCGCGGGGCGGCGGTGATCTTCTTCGCGTACATCGGATTCGACGCGGTATCGACGGCAGCGCAGGAAGCAAAGAACCCGCAGCGCGACATGCCGATTGGAATTCTGGGCTCGCTCGCCATCTGTACCGTTCTGTACATCCTGATGGCGCTCGTCATGACGGGCCTCACGAAGTACACGAATCTCAATGTTCCGCACCCGGTTTTCGTCGCGATCGCGGCTGCAGGTCCAGCCCTGGCGTGGCTGCGTCCGATCATCAACATCGGCGCGATTGCGGGACTCGCTTCGGTGGTGCTCGTGATGCTGCTGGCACAGCCCAGAATTTTCTACACGATGTCACGCGACGGCCTGCTGCCGCCGGTCTTCAGCAAGGTGCATCCGAAGTTCCGGACTCCGTACATCACGACGATTCTGACGGGAGTCGTCTGCGCCCTTATCGCAGGCGCGTTCCCGATCGCTTTGCTTGGAGAGCTCGTGTCGATCGGGACACTGCTGGCCTTCGTCATCGTATCGGCGGGAATTATCATGCTTCGCCGGACGAGTCCCGACATTCCACGACCGTTCCGGACGCCGCTCGTGCCGCTCGTTCCGATCCTGTCGATTCTCATCTGCGGCTACATGATGGTCAGTCTGCCCGGTGATACCTGGCTCCGTCTGATCGTGTGGCTCATACTCGGTTTCCTGATCTACTTCCTATATGGGAAGGCGCACTCGCGCGTGGCGGCCACCGAATCGAGTGGTTGA
- a CDS encoding DUF2281 domain-containing protein — protein MNDILRDRLIRKLDTLPEERVYQIFDFIDFLESKYAQRSSQSSNPLKRFAEGMEDTLRAGKMSANVIGGTMNIMNKAVGAINDVAAAGKSVASEIIGVATGGPAEPKPPEVTPPDIPRGGPHELGSQLPKPPGDERK, from the coding sequence ATGAACGATATTCTGCGGGACAGGCTGATCAGGAAGCTGGACACTCTGCCTGAAGAGCGCGTGTACCAGATCTTCGACTTCATCGATTTTCTGGAGTCGAAGTACGCTCAACGGTCGAGCCAGTCCTCGAATCCTCTGAAAAGGTTCGCCGAGGGAATGGAGGACACGCTTCGAGCGGGGAAAATGTCGGCAAATGTGATTGGCGGCACGATGAACATCATGAACAAGGCAGTAGGCGCGATCAACGATGTCGCGGCGGCTGGCAAGTCTGTTGCAAGTGAAATCATCGGCGTTGCGACCGGAGGGCCGGCCGAGCCGAAGCCGCCGGAAGTCACTCCCCCGGACATACCGCGGGGCGGGCCGCACGAATTGGGGAGTCAGCTGCCAAAACCCCCGGGAGACGAGCGTAAGTGA
- a CDS encoding L,D-transpeptidase, whose product MGFVNTLTHGSKWIWITLLGFAGATVASAMLVTKTADLRYQRDVNRMVFNDNLNVLQEVKAKLGLTTDSLNRLVSSPAAQPNQPYIVISIAERELWYKRGNEVLFHTQVATGSGKTLVSGASGKEWKFETPRGRLRVEAKEVDPAWVPPDWHFQEQAMKRGLGVVRLERGRAIPSSDGSVITVSGTEVVRRYPNGSVVPLEAADGREIVANGNIIIPPFGTTQRRYLGVLGTRRLKLGDGYGLHGTNQPETIGRAVSHGCVRLRNEDIEKLYEMVPVGTPVFIY is encoded by the coding sequence ATGGGTTTTGTTAATACTCTCACGCACGGCAGCAAGTGGATCTGGATCACGCTGCTTGGCTTCGCCGGGGCCACGGTGGCGAGCGCGATGCTGGTGACGAAAACAGCAGACCTTCGCTATCAGCGCGACGTGAATCGAATGGTCTTCAACGACAACCTGAACGTCCTTCAGGAAGTGAAGGCCAAGCTTGGCTTGACGACGGACAGTCTGAACCGCCTCGTGTCGAGCCCTGCGGCTCAACCCAATCAGCCTTACATCGTGATCAGCATCGCCGAACGCGAGCTGTGGTACAAGCGGGGCAACGAGGTGTTGTTCCATACGCAGGTTGCGACAGGCAGCGGGAAGACTCTCGTCTCGGGGGCCAGCGGCAAGGAGTGGAAGTTCGAGACGCCGCGGGGACGTCTCAGGGTGGAGGCGAAGGAAGTAGATCCGGCGTGGGTTCCTCCCGACTGGCACTTTCAGGAACAGGCGATGAAGCGCGGACTCGGCGTTGTCCGGCTCGAGCGCGGACGCGCGATTCCAAGCTCTGACGGGTCCGTGATAACGGTCTCGGGCACGGAGGTCGTGAGGCGGTATCCGAACGGGTCGGTCGTTCCACTGGAGGCGGCTGACGGACGGGAGATAGTCGCCAACGGCAACATCATCATTCCGCCGTTCGGCACGACGCAGCGGCGTTACCTCGGTGTCCTCGGAACCCGCCGGCTGAAGCTCGGCGACGGATACGGGCTGCATGGCACAAACCAGCCCGAAACAATCGGACGAGCAGTCAGCCACGGTTGTGTCCGCCTGCGCAACGAGGATATAGAAAAGCTCTACGAAATGGTACCGGTGGGGACGCCGGTTTTCATCTACTGA
- a CDS encoding 6-carboxytetrahydropterin synthase, giving the protein MPTAYLTRRVTFAAAHRYRRPEWSDEKNEAVFGACARPSYHGHTYTCDVTVRGEIDDVTGFVVDLGLLDRVLETEVRQRFDHRNINLEVPEFADGELVPTGENIARFISERVQASLPPETRVTEVRVAEDKTLSASYRSE; this is encoded by the coding sequence ATGCCGACCGCATACCTGACGCGACGCGTTACCTTCGCCGCTGCGCACCGCTATCGTCGCCCCGAGTGGAGCGACGAAAAGAACGAAGCCGTGTTCGGCGCCTGCGCCCGGCCGAGCTATCACGGCCACACATACACGTGCGATGTCACCGTGCGGGGCGAGATTGACGACGTCACGGGATTCGTCGTCGATCTCGGCCTTCTCGACCGCGTGCTCGAGACAGAAGTGCGCCAGCGGTTCGATCATCGCAACATCAATCTCGAGGTACCTGAGTTCGCCGACGGCGAGCTGGTGCCGACAGGCGAGAACATCGCCCGCTTCATCAGCGAGCGCGTTCAGGCTTCACTCCCACCTGAAACGCGAGTGACCGAGGTCAGGGTCGCCGAGGATAAAACGCTCAGCGCGTCTTATCGCTCCGAATGA
- the guaB gene encoding IMP dehydrogenase: MATTTRPTTRPAQPAATGSGPSRFREQPDAGTPEKVPGRVREDVVLTFDDVLLTPRHSVVHPKDVSTSSRFTRSIRLNVPFASAAMDTVTEAEMAMAMARGGGIGVIHKNMSVDRQAAEVDRVKRSESGIILNPITLPPEATLREAATLMTRFRISGLPIVNREGHLVGIITNRDLQFERNLDQALSEAMTSQLVTAPVGTTLEDAERILGKHRIEKLPVVDEKGTLRGLITARDIHQRRAFPNANKDDRGRLRVAAAIGATEYRDRAKALVDAGVDVLVIDTAHGHSGGVLDAVADVREMFPEIQLIAGNVATRDGAAALVERGVDAVKVGVGPGSICTTRVVTGVGVPQLTAVLDAVEGAGDVPVIADGGIKYSGDIVKALAAGASSVMMGSMLAGTEESPGESILLEGRRFKMIRGMGSLSAMQDGSADRYFQEGEMSARKLVPEGIEGRVPYKGPVADVLFQMVGGLRAGMGYVGCATIDELRTKAEFVRITAAGLRESHPHDVTITREAPNYSV, encoded by the coding sequence ATGGCGACTACAACTCGTCCGACAACCAGGCCCGCTCAACCGGCAGCAACCGGCAGCGGGCCTTCGCGTTTCAGGGAACAGCCCGACGCGGGCACACCTGAAAAAGTACCTGGACGAGTGCGCGAAGACGTCGTTCTCACATTCGACGACGTACTGCTTACGCCGCGCCATTCCGTAGTCCATCCGAAGGACGTCAGCACGAGCTCGCGTTTCACCCGCAGCATCAGGCTGAACGTTCCGTTCGCATCCGCGGCGATGGACACCGTCACCGAAGCGGAGATGGCGATGGCGATGGCCCGCGGCGGCGGCATCGGTGTGATCCACAAGAACATGTCGGTCGACCGGCAGGCTGCCGAGGTGGATCGGGTCAAGCGGTCGGAGAGCGGAATCATTCTGAATCCGATCACTCTGCCGCCCGAAGCGACGCTTCGCGAAGCTGCCACTCTGATGACACGATTCAGAATCTCCGGACTTCCGATCGTCAATCGGGAAGGTCACCTGGTCGGCATCATCACCAATCGCGATCTGCAGTTCGAGCGGAATCTCGACCAGGCACTTTCGGAGGCGATGACTTCGCAGCTGGTTACCGCGCCGGTTGGAACCACGCTCGAGGATGCCGAGCGTATACTTGGCAAACACCGGATCGAGAAGCTTCCGGTGGTGGACGAGAAGGGCACGCTTCGCGGATTGATTACTGCTCGCGACATTCACCAGCGGCGCGCATTTCCGAACGCGAACAAGGACGACCGCGGAAGACTGCGTGTGGCGGCGGCAATTGGCGCCACTGAATATCGTGATCGAGCGAAAGCGCTTGTTGACGCCGGAGTGGACGTGCTCGTGATCGACACGGCGCACGGGCACAGCGGCGGCGTGCTCGACGCGGTGGCCGACGTGCGCGAGATGTTCCCCGAGATTCAGCTCATCGCCGGAAACGTGGCGACGCGCGACGGTGCAGCGGCCCTTGTCGAGCGCGGAGTGGATGCGGTCAAGGTTGGAGTCGGGCCTGGCTCCATCTGCACGACGCGAGTGGTGACGGGCGTCGGAGTCCCGCAGCTGACGGCTGTGCTCGATGCCGTGGAGGGCGCCGGCGACGTACCGGTGATTGCCGACGGCGGAATCAAATACTCCGGCGACATCGTGAAGGCGCTCGCAGCGGGCGCATCGAGCGTGATGATGGGCTCGATGCTCGCGGGAACGGAGGAAAGTCCGGGCGAGTCGATTCTTCTGGAGGGCCGGCGGTTCAAGATGATTCGCGGCATGGGAAGTCTATCAGCGATGCAGGACGGAAGCGCCGATCGTTATTTCCAGGAAGGCGAGATGTCGGCGCGGAAGCTCGTACCCGAGGGAATCGAAGGGCGCGTGCCGTACAAGGGCCCCGTAGCGGACGTCCTCTTCCAGATGGTCGGTGGGCTCAGAGCGGGGATGGGTTACGTAGGGTGCGCGACGATCGATGAGCTGCGCACGAAGGCGGAGTTCGTGCGCATCACGGCCGCCGGTCTGCGGGAATCGCACCCGCACGACGTAACCATCACTCGCGAAGCCCCCAACTATTCGGTGTAG
- a CDS encoding alpha/beta fold hydrolase, producing the protein MTQLGPEMVVRKITYSGADKLPIPAYFFAPRDTSRRRAALLFVHDGIHGDLKDIYVRHIRSLVREGYVIVAPEYRGSSGYGRAFYDSIDYGGKEIDDVIAARAYLRSFVPYVDLGRLGIIGWSHGGFITLHAIFRHPEFFKVAVAHVPVADLPTRIRTHSPAYERLFAAQKAFGGTLAERPQPYIERSPIAHARKLRTPLLVHAATNDDDVLIIETRNLRDSMVVAGKHTEGLFYYREWVDPPGGHAFNRIDTPEARESWNATLAFLRSYLNPGRRP; encoded by the coding sequence ATGACCCAGCTTGGCCCCGAGATGGTCGTGAGGAAAATCACCTACAGCGGCGCCGACAAGCTCCCGATCCCGGCCTACTTTTTTGCTCCGCGTGACACGAGCCGCAGGCGCGCGGCTCTCCTCTTCGTGCACGACGGCATCCATGGCGACCTCAAGGACATCTATGTGCGGCACATCCGCTCTCTCGTGCGCGAGGGGTACGTCATCGTCGCGCCGGAGTACCGGGGCAGCTCCGGTTACGGAAGAGCCTTTTACGATTCGATCGACTATGGCGGCAAGGAAATCGACGATGTGATCGCCGCGCGCGCGTATCTGCGATCATTCGTGCCGTACGTGGATCTCGGGCGCCTCGGCATCATCGGATGGAGTCACGGCGGTTTCATCACGCTGCACGCGATATTCAGGCATCCCGAGTTTTTCAAGGTTGCCGTCGCGCACGTACCGGTGGCGGACCTACCGACACGAATTCGCACGCACTCGCCTGCGTATGAGAGGCTCTTTGCCGCGCAAAAGGCGTTTGGCGGGACGCTCGCGGAGAGGCCGCAGCCTTACATCGAGCGCTCGCCGATCGCTCACGCGCGAAAGCTGCGCACTCCACTTCTCGTGCATGCGGCGACCAACGACGACGACGTGCTGATCATCGAGACTCGCAATCTCCGCGATTCGATGGTCGTCGCGGGGAAGCACACGGAGGGTCTGTTCTACTATCGTGAATGGGTCGATCCGCCCGGCGGCCACGCGTTCAACCGTATCGATACTCCGGAGGCGCGGGAGAGCTGGAACGCGACGCTGGCTTTCCTGAGGAGCTACCTGAATCCCGGGCGGCGCCCCTGA
- a CDS encoding DUF1232 domain-containing protein: MARKTTPSTAAPTGRRTRAIPAEVKSSNRPRTGAKRTVMGTVSEIPNFLRLLYGLITDRRVANIDKLVVAGAIAYILMPLDLMPDFIPFLGEVDDVFLLIFAIQRLISNAGKAVVADHWVGDAAELRALNLERILAACAFFLPRRMRRRLRAIGRV, translated from the coding sequence ATGGCCCGCAAGACTACTCCCTCGACGGCCGCTCCAACGGGCAGAAGGACGCGAGCCATCCCGGCCGAAGTAAAGAGCTCGAACCGTCCGAGAACCGGCGCAAAGCGAACCGTGATGGGAACCGTGAGCGAGATTCCGAATTTTCTGAGGCTTCTGTACGGTCTCATCACGGATCGCCGGGTTGCGAACATCGACAAGCTCGTCGTCGCCGGCGCGATCGCGTACATTCTGATGCCGCTCGACCTCATGCCCGACTTCATTCCGTTCCTGGGAGAAGTGGATGACGTCTTCCTGCTGATCTTTGCGATCCAGCGACTTATCAGCAACGCGGGCAAGGCGGTCGTCGCCGACCACTGGGTCGGCGATGCGGCTGAGCTCCGAGCGCTCAACCTCGAGCGCATTCTCGCGGCTTGCGCCTTTTTTCTCCCGCGGCGCATGCGACGTCGCCTCCGCGCAATAGGGCGCGTCTGA
- a CDS encoding D-Ala-D-Ala carboxypeptidase family metallohydrolase, with product MSGLAPEVSQDLGNVVQATFFKRPKPATFVTILLVVAATLGAVQFRSSITPFAVKPFGKFLSEALPIAVPSSTAFGTSGGVLLRFALPGERIRYPLDVHGDPTSLQYDWVRLGETVASGRPQPLVGADVNAPFKAGFYRLALVRGDQLRIIDGLTLAVLVPFKEKEGTMLNGYRIGTYLKEKLAGNQDPPAGFLEITERDVSLPISKHLRVGDFLSHDNQQTWPRYAAVSPRLLDKLELVISEIMRWHGSAAPRSLALDVHSGFRAPAYNSRIRRAARDSQHQYGDAADLILDANGDGKLTSLDSRMVGLAVEIVELKHPELVGGLGVYTSGHARTTYVHIDARGKRARWRG from the coding sequence ATGTCCGGCCTGGCGCCGGAAGTTTCGCAAGACCTGGGCAACGTCGTGCAGGCCACGTTTTTCAAGCGGCCGAAGCCGGCAACCTTCGTTACCATCCTGCTGGTCGTCGCGGCCACGCTCGGCGCAGTCCAGTTCCGATCGAGCATCACGCCCTTCGCAGTGAAGCCGTTCGGCAAGTTTCTCTCTGAAGCGCTCCCCATTGCGGTCCCGTCATCAACCGCGTTCGGCACGAGTGGCGGAGTTCTCCTCCGTTTCGCACTGCCCGGCGAGCGAATCCGTTATCCGCTCGACGTGCATGGGGACCCAACCTCCCTGCAGTACGACTGGGTGAGACTCGGCGAAACCGTCGCGTCCGGCAGGCCGCAACCGCTCGTCGGCGCGGATGTGAATGCTCCGTTCAAGGCCGGCTTCTATCGCCTTGCACTCGTGCGGGGGGACCAGCTTCGCATCATCGACGGATTGACGCTCGCCGTGCTCGTGCCTTTCAAGGAAAAGGAAGGGACGATGCTCAACGGCTATCGCATCGGAACGTATCTCAAGGAGAAGCTAGCGGGCAATCAGGATCCTCCGGCCGGGTTTCTCGAGATTACCGAGCGCGACGTGAGTCTTCCGATAAGCAAGCACCTTCGGGTGGGCGATTTCCTGAGCCACGACAATCAGCAGACGTGGCCCCGGTATGCCGCTGTCAGTCCCCGCCTGCTGGACAAGCTGGAGCTCGTGATCTCCGAAATCATGAGATGGCACGGCTCGGCTGCGCCCAGGAGTCTGGCGCTCGACGTACATTCGGGGTTTCGCGCGCCCGCGTACAACAGCCGCATCAGGCGCGCGGCACGAGACAGCCAGCATCAATACGGTGACGCTGCAGACCTCATCCTTGACGCCAACGGCGACGGGAAGCTGACTTCACTCGACAGCCGGATGGTTGGGCTCGCGGTTGAGATCGTGGAACTCAAGCATCCCGAGCTCGTAGGTGGGTTGGGGGTCTACACGAGCGGGCACGCACGAACCACCTACGTGCACATCGACGCGCGCGGTAAGCGGGCGCGCTGGCGCGGATAA